From Pseudomonas arsenicoxydans:
GCGGGCGGTGTGGCCTCGGCCGGTGGCGAAGGCGTGCCGACCGAGTTCGTCATCGACGTCCATGGCGAAACCTACCGCGTCGACATCACCGGTGTTGGCGTGAAGGCCGAAGGCAAGCGTCACTTCTACCTGTCCATCGACGGCATGCCGGAAGAAGTGGTGTTTGAACCGCTCAACGAATTCGTCAGCGGCGGCAGCAGCAAGCGCAAGCAAGCCACTGCACCGGGCCACGTCAGCACCACCATGCCGGGCAACATCGTCGACGTGCTGGTCAAGGAAGGCGACACCGTGAAAGCCGGGCAAGCCGTGCTGATCACCGAAGCGATGAAGATGGAAACCGAAGTCCAATCGGCCATCGCCGGCAAAGTCACCGCCATCCACGTGGCCAAGGGCGACCGGGTGAATCCGGGCGAAATCCTGATCGAGATCGAAGGCTGAGTTAACAGCCTCGATTGACCGCTTTAACCTCGGGGGGGCATGTGCTCCCCTTTTTTTTCGCCCGGGATTTGTGGCTTAGAAATTCATCCGCCATTGACCCGTTACGCCATGGTTTCGGCTGTCGGTGCCGAACTCACCATTAAGGCCGACACCAAGCGTATGGTTCGCCGACAGCCCAAGGTCCAGACCTGCATCGACCAGCAAACTGTCCCGATCCAGCGGTGCACCGTAAACGCGGTAGTTTTTCCCGCCTGTTACCAATCGCTGACGGGTATCGATATAGACATCCCCATAGGTGTGCTTCCAGCCGGCACTGAATCGTGGGGTCAGTTGCATGCCGTTATCCAGGGTGTTGAGCTTCGCCAGCCGCAAGCCGAATGTGCTGTTCAGGTTGTTTTGAGTCTGGCCCTCAACCTTCAATGCTGCGGCGCCACCTTTTTCGGTGTAGCCGTCACGCTGATAGCGCTGGTAACCCAGGCTGGCGAACGGTTCGATGCTGACGTTGGCACGGCCCAGGTTGTAAGCCACTTCAGCGAAGGCCTGTTGGGTGCTGGCATCGTAACGACCTTGCGGGCGGTCGCTGAAACCGTTGAAGGCAACACGGCGTTTGGTGCTGCCATCGTGATTGCTGTAGGTCGCGCCCAGGCGCAGCGCCACAGGACCGTTCTGGCGCTGGGCGTAGGCGCCCAGATGCCAGCTGTCGAGATCGCCGTCGAGGTCGCGGCTGTCCAGGCGAGTGTCGGATTTGCCGGCCATCACGCCGATGCGCCATTGCCCATCGATGTGCCAATCGGCGCCCAGCACCAAGCCATGGGTGGAATGTTTCAGAGGGTCGTAATCGCGATCCAGCGTTCCGCCGTGACCTAGTGCCTGCAACCAGATTCTGCTGCTTTGTTCATTGCCTGCGGCTGTGCGCGGCGAGTTCTTCTGATTGCCGAAGCCTGCTGCGCTGTCCATTTGGCGCATGGCTGAGAGCAGGGTTGTGCTGATTGGGCTGTCGCTGTTGAGTGTCGCCTTCGCGAGGTTGGCATTGTTGCTGCCGGCCAGTTGTTCGATGGCATGAGAGGCGGTTTGAATATCGGTGCCGAGAAGTGCGGCGACAGCGACGTTTGTGGGCGTGGAGGGTTTTGCTGGCGAAGGGGCGGGATGTGCTGCTGTCGCAGGTGCTGAAGCGGTGACCGGCGTATCAGCGGCTATGGGTGGCGTCGGGGTTTCAGCGAAGAGGGGGGCGACGTCAGATGAAGTCTCTGCTTGCGGTATGTCGATCGGCTCTTCAACGCTTTGGGCGAATTCCTCCCCGTTCTCGGTGATTGCGAAAGCCTCGATAGGCACGTCGTTACGGGTCAAGATCAGATCGACTTTCTGCTCTTCGTATTCAACCTTGGGCGTTAAAAACGCAAGGTTATTGAGGACCTTTCCAAATTCCCCTTCGACTCTATTGGCTAAAAGAATGGTGTTTGCGCTGACGTATGGATAGTCGCCCGGTGACGCAACGATGTTCAGCGTGGCGCCCCCCAGACTGGCGGTGCCGTCGACTATAACCGTTGCACTGTTGCGGTCGGCGTCGACCTCGTAGGTCAGTTCGGCCGTTTTGGAAAGCCTCAGGTCGCCCGACACTGTCGGTGCACCGTGAATCTTGTCGACGGAGAACCTGCCGTTGACCTGCAAGCCCCCGACTCGACCATTGCCGGCGAAAGCCCCTTTTTCATCAACAAGAACCTCGCCCATGACAGTCCCCGAGTTGGTCAGGGTGCCTCCTGACTGCACCGTTACGCCGCCTCCGATCTCGCCTGTGTTGACAAGAGAACCCTGGATCAACGCTCCTCCTTCGACACCCCCATCATTTATGAGGGTCGCTTTGGGGCGCACCCATACCCCCGTTTTGAAGTCATTTAGGCTGTTCACGGTCCACGTGCTTCGTTTGAGTTCCAGGCCTTCGAAGTTGCGACTCTCGCCCAACGTGCCGCCACTTGCCGTATCAAGTTGCAGGAAATTGGTCCCGCCACGACCGTCTACCGTGCCGGTGAGGGCTCCCCGGCCAGTGACTATGACAAGGTCATTTCCTTCGCTGAAAGCCCGATTATTTCCATCGACTGCTCTGGTGATGGAGGTCTTGATGGTGTCGGCGTGGCTGATAAAAGCCTCGAGCTGTCCGATGAGCTGCTCCGGTGTTTCAGAAGAAGGAGTGCCGGCATCGACGGACGTCTGCTCGGCGAAAGAAAAATCAACGCAACCCACTGCCAGCGCAATGGCCAGCGCCAAGTGGTGTGGACGGAATCTGTGTTGAGTGAACATTGAGTTTTGCCTCTATTGATAAGAGGCAAAACTCTAAAGAGAGCGCTTGATTGCCGATGTCAGGCGGTTCTGGCGGGTGTGCAGGTGTTGTCAAATCGTGGTGTCGAAAATGACGAGTCGCCGAGTAACAGCGGTTTTTAGCCAGTGGAATCGACGACGTTTCTTACAACTCACCGAGACATTACCGGCTATCACAAAATCAGAAACTGATTTCCCACCGTCCAATCACCTGGCGATACCCCTAGCTGCGCTGTAAATACGCCTTCCCGTAATGCCGCTCCATCCTCGCCTGTAACAGCTCCAGCCCAATCGACATCACCCAATAAATCACCGCCGCGGTCGTCAGCATTTCGATGTACCGATAGCTCGACCGTCCATACGACTGCGCCAAAAACATCACTTCCCAAACGCCCATCACCGAGATCAGTGACGAGTCCTTGAGCATGGAGATGAATTGATTGGTGGTGGGCGGAATGATGGTGCGCATGGCCTGGGGCAGGGTGACGCGCCAGAAAATTACGGTTTCACGCATGCCCAGCGCCAGGGAGGCCTCGCGTTGGCCGTGGGGAACGCCGAGGATGCCGGCGCGGAAGATTTCGCTGAGGTAGGCGCCGTAGTTCAACGACAGCGCGATGATGCCGGCGGCGATGGCGCCCGGGACGATGCCGAGTTGCGGCAGGCCCAGGTAGATCAGCAGGATCTGGATCAGCAGCGGCGTGCCGCGAAAGAACGAGGCGTAGAAACTTGCAATCCCGAAGGCCACGGCGCTTTTCGACAGTCGCGCCAGAGCGGTAATGAAACCCAGCAGCGACGACGTCACGATTGAGCACAGGCACAAAAACAGTGTCAGCGCCGCGCCTTGCAGAAAGCCGTTTGGCGCCAGGTGCAGGCCGATCAGGTTGGGCAGTTTGTCGAGGATGATCGAGAACTTCAGGTCGAAGCTCAGGAAGAAACTGGCGAACAAACCCAACATCGCCGCCCACGTCAGGTATAGCCGCGTGCGAAAGCCGAAGATTCGCCGCAGCCGGGATTCAGCCACCGGTTGTGGTGGCTGAGGTGGTGTCGGGAAAGAAGTCATTTGCTGATGTCGGCGCCGATCCATTTTTGCGAGAGCTTGCTCAGGGTGCCGTCCTGTTTCAGTTGCGCAAAGACTTCACGCACCTTGGCGTCCCACTGTGCATCGCCCTTTTCGATGGCGACCGAGTTGGGTTCCGAATACAGCGGCTCGCCGGCCAGTTTGAAGCGTTTGTCTTCGGTCAGACGTGGTTGCGCGGTGACGAGATTGGTGAGGATCGCATCGAGCCGCACGCCTGCGCCCAGCGCCAAGTCCTGGAACGCTACGTTATCGGTGTCATACGGCGCGATCTGCACATCTTCAAACGGATACTGCAATTGGGTGTCTTCGGCGCCTTCAATCACCAGGTTTTTATTCAGATAACTTTCATAGCTGGAGGCGCTGGTAAGGCCGACTTTCTTGCCACTCAGGTCTTTGGCGCTGTGGATGCTGTCGTCCTTGGCGTTGACCACGATCACCGCTGGCGAAGCGTAGTACTCGACCGGGAAATCGAAGACCTCGGCGCGGGCCTTGCTCGGGGTCATCGAGCAGACGCAAATGTCGTAGCGCCCGCTCCAGCGGCCGGCGGCGATGACATCCCACGACGGGGTTTCGAGGCGCAGTTTGACGCCCAGTTTATCCGCCACGGCTTTGGCGACATCAACGTCGAAACCGGCGAGCTGGTTCTGCTCATTCAGAAACGAGAAGGGTGGATAGCTTTCCATCAACACGCCCACTAGTTCTTTCTTTTGCTCGATGCGATCCAGCGTGTCGCCGGCAAAGGCTTGGGTAGAGGCAGCCAGAATCGTCAGGCCCAGGGCCAGTAGTGGTTGAATTTTCACAATCGATCCCTGCTAAAAAAATGGTTGTTATTAACCGGATGGTGCGTATTAAATAGTTATAAGGGCGACTCTGGTAGTGAGTTATTTTCATAAGCATATGAGTAAAAAGCATATGGGCGCAGCGAACACAGTAATTCTGGATGGCGGCATGGGTCGTGAGTTGCAACGCCGAGGGGCGCCGTTCAGACAGCCGGAATGGTCGGCACTGGCCTTGAGCGAAGCGCCGCAAGCAGTGGAAGCGGTGCATGCGGCTTATATCGAATCTGGCGCGGACGTCATCACCAGCAACAGCTATGCGGTGGTGCCGTTTCACATCGGCGAAGAGCGTTTTGCCGCTGAAGGTCAGGCCCTGGCAGCGCTCGCCGGTGAGTTGGCCCGACGTGCCGTCGATGCCGCGGGCAAGCCTGTGCGGGTCGCGGGTTCATTACCGCCACTGTTCGGCTCTTACCGTCCGGATCTGTTCAACGCTGCCCGGGTGACTGAATTGCTGGACCCACTGGTTAAGGGGCTGGCACCGCATGTCGACCTGTGGCTGGCTGAAACCCAAAGCTCGATTATCGAGGCGCGGGCGATTCACGCGGGTCTGCCGAAGGACGGCAAACCGTTTTGGCTGTCGTTTACCTTGAAGGATGAAGACACGGACGAAGTGCCGCGTTTACGTTCCGGGGAACCGGTTGCTGAAGCGGCTGAGGCGGCTGCCGAGCTGGGTGTCGAGACATTGTTGTTCAACTGCAGCCAGCCAGAAGTCATCGGCGCTGCAATTGATGCGGCGAGGGAAACCTTCGAGCGTTTGGGGGTGAAGATTCACATTGGCGCGTACGCCAATGCCTTCCCGCCGCAACCGAAGGAGGCCACTGCCAACGACGGTCTTGATCCGCTGCGCGAAGACCTTGATCCGCCAGGTTATCTGCAGTGGGCGGCGGACTGGCAAGAACGCGGCGCCAGCCATTTGGGAGGTTGCTGCGGGATCGGGCCGGAGCACATCGCAGTGTTGGCCCAGAAACTCGCCTAAGATCGCCCCCGAGTCCGCCCCGGGATGCTTTCCCACGCAGAGCGTGGGAATGATCGTCAGGTGCGGCACTCGGCAAGGGTTTTCACCTGCCCCGACTCCGTCTGATTCTCATCGCTCAACCAGCGCTCGAACCCCGCGCCAATCGCCGGCCATTCCGAGTCCAGAATCGAGTACCACGCCGTGTCCCGGTTCTGTCCCTTGACCACCATGTGCTGGCGGAACACACCTTCAAAACTGAACCCCAAGCGCTCCGCTGCGTACTTGGAGCGGGCGTTGCCGTTGTTGCACTTCCATTCCAGGCGTCGGTAACCCAGTGCGAACGACTCCTTGGCCAGCAGGTAAATCGCCTCGGTACTTTTTGGCGAGCGCTGCATCGGCGCGCCGAAGGTTACATGGCCGATTTCAATGCGACCCTGAGCAGGAACAATCGACATCAGACTGAGGATGCCCTGCACCTCACCGCTTGCCCGATCAATCACGCTGAAGAAATACGGGTCGCTGTTGGCCGCATGATTGTTCAGCCAGTCGTTGAACGCGCTGCGCTCAGGAAAAGGCCCGTACGGCAAATAGTCCCAGAGTTTCGGGTCTGAGCCCGGGCCTTGCAGGGCTTTCCACAAACCATCGGCGTGACGCGCCGGGTCGAGTTTCTCCAGGCGGATGAAACGCCCTTCGAGGGTTTGAACCGATGGCGCCGGGACGCCTGTCCAGTTAGCGAGTGAAGTCGACATGTTGTTCTCCTTGAACGTTAAAGGGCTTTGCGAAACTGGATGAAACCGGGGCGTTCGGCGATGCGCTCGTAGAGCTGGATCGCGGTCGCGTTGGTCTCGTGGGTCAGCCAATGGACTTTGCAGCAGCCATCCTCTTTGGCGGTGGCGTAAACGAATTCGATCAACTTTCGCCCGACGCCGGTGCCGCGGGTTTCCGGCACTACCAACAAGTCTTGAAGGTAGCAGGAGTTTTCAATGCTCCAGTTCGAGCGATGGTAGATGAAGTTCACCATGCCGACCGCCTTGCCATCGAGCCACGCCAAGGCCGAATGAGTCGGTTCGTTGCGGTCGAGCATGCGCTGCCAGGTGCTGTGCGTAACCGCCTCCGGCAACTCGGTGTTGTAGAAGCGCAGGTAGGCTTGCCACAGCGGCAACCAGGCAGCGTGTTCGTCGGCGGTCACCTGGCGAATTTCAATCTGACTCATGTTCATTTCCTTAACGCATCAAGTGGGCGAGGGCTTGGTCGTGGACGTCAGGGCTGGCGGCGAGGCCTTCGCGCACGCCAGCGATGTCTGCGGTGCTGCGGTTCTGGCTGAGCTTGCGTTTGCCTTCCAGGCGCTGGATCGGCAGGGCAAACCCGACGATGGCTTTGAGCATGCCGTCGATGTAGTCGGCGGGCGCATCCGCCACTTTCCACGGCTGTGCGCGGCCGGCCTCGTGGCGATCGGTCAGCGAGCTGACCAGGCCAAGCAGACGATCGGCATCGCTGAACACTTCGGCCGTGCCGTAAGCGTGGACGGCAACGTAGTTCCAGGTGGGCACGACTTTGCCGTGTTCGGCTTTGCTCGGGTAAAATCCCGGACTGACGTAGGCATCGGCACCGGCAAAAATCACCAGCGCCTCGGCCCCGTCCTGCAATTCTTTCCACTGCGGATTGGCCCGGGCGAAGTGGCCGTAGAGGGTGCCATTGGGGCCTTCGTCAGGGCGAAAGAGCAACGGCAGATGACTGGCCTGCAGGCCTTGCTCACCGTGGGTAATTACCATGGCGAGGCGGGTGCCGAGTATCTGCTGGTGCAGTTCATCCACATCTTTGATGGCAAAGCCGTTTGGGTTGTACATAGAAAAAATTCCTTGGCGAATGTCTGCATCCTAGGCAGGCTATTGGTCTGTTGTAAGAGCCATTAATGACCAATTTCGTGGGTCCATTGTCATGAGCCAGGCGCCGCTTTCTCTTTCATTCAACCCCGCCGGTATCGAACTCGATCGTCGCCAGGGCTTGAGCCGCCAGCTTTATCAGGCGTTGCGCCTGCGGGTGCTGGACGGACGACTGGCCAGCGGCACACGATTGCCGGCCAGTCGGGATCTGGCGACTGCGCTGGCGATTTCCCGCAACAGCGTGGTCCGTGCCTACGATCAGCTGTACGCAGAAGGGTTTATCGAAGGGCGTGTCGGCGACGGAACTTACGTGGCGCAATTGCCGCAAGCCGCACTCCCGACGAAAAAACTATCCACAAAAGTATCCACAGGGTTGTCAACAGGGTTACCCACAACCTTATCCACAAATTGGCTGGATTTGCCTGTGGTTTCATCCAGTAAAGTTATCCACAGCGGGCCTTTAGGGCGCGTTGAAAAGAATCATTTGGCGCTGCCGCCGAGTGGTCCTCCCCGGGCATTTCGGGTCGGCGTTCCGGCGTTCGATCTGTTTCCTTTCGAGGTCTGGGCCAAGCTGAATGCGGCTTTCTGGCGAAAACCGGATCTGCAGCAACTGTGTTACGGCGATCCGGCAGGGGATGCGCGTTTGCGCGGCATGATCGCCGCGTACTTGCGCAGCTCCCGGGGCATGCAATGCTCGGCTGAGCAAATAGTGATCACCAGTGGCGCGCAACAGGGGATTAGCCTTTGTGCACAGCTGCTGGTAGAGCCTGGCGATGGCGTCGCGATTGAAAATCCGGGGTATCGGGCGGCGGGGCATGCGTTCGCGGTGGCCGGGGCGCGTTTGCATGGTGTGGCGGTGGACGCCGAGGGCATCGATTGCACCGAATTGAACGCGCTTAGTGATTGTCGTCTGGCTTATGTGACGCCGTCGCATCAATACCCGACCGGCGTGGTGATGAGCCTGGCGCGACGCCTTGAATTGCTGGCCTGGGCCGAACGTACCCAAGGCTGGATCGTCGAGGACGACTACGACGGTGAATACCGTTACAGCGGCGCGCCGTTGGCACCGTTGGCGGCCCTCGATCGGCAGGGGCGGGTGCTGTATGTCGGGACCTTTGGCAAGGTTGCATTCCCGGCATTGAGACTGGGTTATCTGGTGCTGCCACCCGGCCTGGTTCAGGCTTTCTCACAACGTCGGGCAGTGGATGTTCGACATTCTGAAGTGAGCACCCAGGCGGTGATGGCCGAGTTCATGGGGGCAGGGCACTTTCAGCGACACATCCGTCGCATGCGCCGTGCGGCCCTTGGCCGGCGCAACACCTTGCTGGCCGGTTGGCCCCAAAACATCCCCGGCATTGGCAGCCTGCCGAGTGTTGCCGCAGGCTTGCACCTGACGGTGGCGGTCAACTCGCAAGCTCGCGAACGCGAACTGATCGAGCAAGCCGCCAGTGTCGATGTCGAGATCAATGCACTGAGCAGCTACTGGCTGCCCGATACACAAACACCGGTGGACCAGCGCGCTGGCCTTGTCCTGGGCTTCGCCGCTGTGCCCGAAGCGGCGATCAACGCAGCGCTCGCACGCCTGGAAAAGGTCTGGCGTTAATCACGCGGTACCTCATGTCTCGGTCTTTGGTTCCAGACCCAGAAACAGTTGGCGCAGGTCCGGGTCGAGTAGTTTGCGCAGCACGCCATCAATCGGCTCTACGCTGCTCAAGATGTGCTGCTGTTCCGGGGCGAGGGTCTTGAGAAAATCATCCGCGACTTTCAAGTGTGCCGCGGTGGGGTTATCCGCAGGGCTATCGAGGGCGTCATAGTGAAAATGCGCCACCCAAAACACCAGGTTGTTTGCCTTGTCGAGAATCCGGTATTCCTGAAACACGTCGCCTAAGCCTTTGGTCTGGATGCGTCCTCGTTCGTCGCGACGGATCTCAACCTGTCGGTTCTCATGCAGCCATTTGAAGGCGCTTTGTGTCGGCTTGCGCTTTTGGTACAGGCGCGCTCGCACCTCGACACCTTCTTGACGTATCTGGCGTGCCGCCTCCCGCAGTTCCAAGCTGAGCGTGGCGATTGGAGCAGGGGGGCCACCTGCTTTGTTGATCCGGATGATGGCCCGATCCACCTGGCTGGCACCCTGTTCCAGCTTGAGTGCCTGTTGGTCAAATACATCCTGCATGTCGGCGGGTATGCGCCTTGGACGCAGGGCATCCTTGCGCGTTTGGGTGATGAACTCACGAGTATTGAGGTTCAGTTCAATGGCGGCCTCGATAATCTGGTTGTCATCCAGGGCCGAGGGTGGCAATTGGCGGGTCAACGCGATGGGCTTGATGGGCTCGTCCGTAGTAGTTTCCACTTCAGTCCGGGTGGGCGCGCGCGGCCGGGTCTTGTGCACTTTGACCGTTTGCCTTGAAGGCCCCTGCTGTCCTCGCTCTGCCGGTTTTCGCACCACCTGCGGCTCTGGCAACAACGCCTGGAGTCGGTCCTGTGCCAGTTGTTCGAACTCGGCAATAAGCGCTCGCAGATCATTAAGCCGGGGTTGCTTGACCAAGCCTGGGTAGGTGACAGGCAGTTCCTGAATACGCTGATCGGCATCGGCGAACGCTTCGACCAAACGGCTCATCACTTCCACAGGCACCTGCAAAGGGTGAGGGGTATCAGCCGCTTTTATGAGGTCCAGCACTTGATTCGCGGCGTGGGCGGCACTCACGACAATCTTGCCGACGGCGTCTCGAGCCTGGGACATCATCGGGCTGGCTTGCTCTTGAATGCACAACTCCTGCGCCATGCCGATTTCATTGGCTTTGAGATCCAGGGCAGTGAAGGAGGGCGTGAGTTTCCTTATTTTTAGTGATTGCTCAATACCGGCTCGTCCTGCTGCGCGCATACCCTCAAGCGTCGAGCCCGACAGTGCCAGTTTTTCGACCATTTCGTGGCTCAAGTCGATCGCCTGCTCGATCCTGCTGATGTAGGTCCCTAGCGGCATTGGATCTGACTGACTTGAGTTGCTCAGCATGTGGGTGGCTTGGGCATACTGGCTTTTCTTGATGACAAACCACAGCGCGAGATTCTTTTGCAGCAGGGTGCTCATGCGCAGCAGGTCGTAGACATAGTTCTTCGTTCCACCCAACGTGCGCCATTCCTGCAACTGCTCCAACACCTTCTGATACCCGGCGATGGTTGTATCCAGTTTTTGCGTGTAAGCCTCGCACAAGCGATCGTAGTCTTTGCTATCGGCTTTCTGAATGTCGGTTTGCATCGCTGTCAGCTCGGTTTCGCTCAGCGTTTCCTGGTTTTTGAAGGTTTCCAGAACCTTGTCCAATTCATGTTTACGCACCTCGCCAGCGGCGACCTGGGGTTTGCTGAACACATTCCCGGCCCCCCCTCGCAGGCGTAACCGCAGATCGATAAACCATTGCCCTTTGCTGTTATGAACCAGCGGCGGGCCGGTTCGGCTGAGGCGACTGGGGTCGACGATGTAAGCCTGTTCGTCGCCGTTGACCAGGACCTGGAACCAACGGTCGCCGACCTGGGCAAACTGTTTATCGTCGAGCTGGTAGAGATGGGGAGGCGCTTCGTTTACCTGCGTCACGTTCTCGTCAGCGATATCGATTGCCGGGACTTTGAATGTATCCAGCCAGGCGCCCAGCGCCGCAGGTGTGCGACGTGGCACTGCACCCGCGACTTCAAGTGAGGAGTAGTGCTCCGGAGCTAGTTCCGAGGACAGCGGGACGGGGTTGAAGGTAATGGCGCCAGGCTCGATTTTCGGCGTGATTTCTTTCTCCGTCGAACGCCGTGTTTTGCCTGATAACGTCTTGCGCCGCAGCACGGCGTGATGGCTGAGGATAATGCCCCGGGTCAGGAGAATGTCCGAGACGGAAGTCCATACGATAAAGCTGTCGCCCTTGTCGCTGGCGTCGAGCGCCTGCTGGATCTCATTGATGCTCTGCCATACCCAGACCGCCGTTCCGACGGCTCCGCTGAGAACATTCGATGCTGCGTTGAACAAAGCCCAACTGCTGTCTTTGAGCAGGCTCCAGCGTCGTTCGGCATTCGATTGTGACTGGCGGTCAGCCAGATCAACCAATGCCTGCGCATTGCTCTTGAACAGCATCGAAAGGACGTTGCCGGTGATCTCTTCACTCTCGAACACCACGCGCCCGAACCGGTTCGCGCGCTGCAATGGATTGACCAACTGTTCGGCCACCAGCCAGGGGGAAGGCAGGCCCACCGGGAAAACAGACTGAGCGTATTCAAAGCTCAGGGTTT
This genomic window contains:
- a CDS encoding dermonecrotic toxin domain-containing protein, which encodes MSHIIPSESLDDATLLVEKSELIGQTSHGPLPDEVASQLLRQALGTLYPQLNIDPDQTTIATPQWNVVNDQVEAGPIEFESLTFTLLQHSLFGTTANYLEGQHFLTLEPDVKNPVHLAVSIEEIAKVLNDTAPQLFIELQRQQLEFWNQKGRKMARWLELSDSLRKALNVQTVNGWDGDECAMAREVFNEPDRASRKHSISDLSAIQACLIDIDTVENEVASHLLIGGALVLRATSGKRELLVMYTIERGYESFTSMEQLGDSLPARLEEQLAGRALRWQVFEPDGNVFDHMAWALVTSQLDAIDSMRSLDAPAGDAVLPETGLDTLEYARFQQLNSAIPDWLREASTTDIQDYGRYISALGMLYREPHSKAARAEIPSITDYAQRLMREAIIADTRAIGAASLPLDDLRIRVTSSFTTDNLTLPNPLDQRIETLADFALENEAPYMATAFFIRDHPLPQWLTPAFLSSLAAQVNIGQAYPALIKRKLIDDPIESRRQETFYCDQLRLLLPLLALEGKVKQEAGIDEHGYRYVRELLDPDSEKTRSIAIYPLTMTPQHRLISASDTVANMFIISPRNAHSGPCLLYRPMLDQPLLQFPSRQNLLYALHQPGELRDSLLAWLPDKTLSFEYAQSVFPVGLPSPWLVAEQLVNPLQRANRFGRVVFESEEITGNVLSMLFKSNAQALVDLADRQSQSNAERRWSLLKDSSWALFNAASNVLSGAVGTAVWVWQSINEIQQALDASDKGDSFIVWTSVSDILLTRGIILSHHAVLRRKTLSGKTRRSTEKEITPKIEPGAITFNPVPLSSELAPEHYSSLEVAGAVPRRTPAALGAWLDTFKVPAIDIADENVTQVNEAPPHLYQLDDKQFAQVGDRWFQVLVNGDEQAYIVDPSRLSRTGPPLVHNSKGQWFIDLRLRLRGGAGNVFSKPQVAAGEVRKHELDKVLETFKNQETLSETELTAMQTDIQKADSKDYDRLCEAYTQKLDTTIAGYQKVLEQLQEWRTLGGTKNYVYDLLRMSTLLQKNLALWFVIKKSQYAQATHMLSNSSQSDPMPLGTYISRIEQAIDLSHEMVEKLALSGSTLEGMRAAGRAGIEQSLKIRKLTPSFTALDLKANEIGMAQELCIQEQASPMMSQARDAVGKIVVSAAHAANQVLDLIKAADTPHPLQVPVEVMSRLVEAFADADQRIQELPVTYPGLVKQPRLNDLRALIAEFEQLAQDRLQALLPEPQVVRKPAERGQQGPSRQTVKVHKTRPRAPTRTEVETTTDEPIKPIALTRQLPPSALDDNQIIEAAIELNLNTREFITQTRKDALRPRRIPADMQDVFDQQALKLEQGASQVDRAIIRINKAGGPPAPIATLSLELREAARQIRQEGVEVRARLYQKRKPTQSAFKWLHENRQVEIRRDERGRIQTKGLGDVFQEYRILDKANNLVFWVAHFHYDALDSPADNPTAAHLKVADDFLKTLAPEQQHILSSVEPIDGVLRKLLDPDLRQLFLGLEPKTET